The Clostridium sporogenes region ATATATTAAAACATTAAAACCTTTATCTAAGTATAAATCTGCATACTTCATTGACTCCCAACGAGAGGAGCGGATGCCATGAACTATAACTACAGAATTTTTAGTCTTATGAGGATTTTTCATATAAGTTCCCTTTAGAGTATAACCACATTTGGAGTTTATAGTGATGTTTTCTTTTTCTAATGTATTGAATCGCTTTTCATCAAAAGTCGATTTATAAGTATCGTACATATTAGTGATGTTTCTACTAGTAGGTTCTATGCACGCCCTAACATATATTAAATTACCATTATAAAAACCTAATATATTAATGGCTATGGAAATCATTAATATAGGTATTAAAAATAATATTTTATATTTTTTAGTTTTAGTGTTTTTAATATTGGCTGTGTGATACATATTTTCCCCCTTAATAAAATACATTAGATTAGAGTAATTTATATTAATATATTATTTTTAAACTAAATAGTGTGTAAATTTTTAAAATTAAAGGAGGTGAATTTATTTAATATTAAGATACACAGTATTTTATTATTAGATCTAATGTGGCTAGTATTGCATCCATATGGGTTCTTTCATAAGCATGAGAGGCATATACTCCAGGACCTATCAAAGCAGTTTTTATATCGAAACCTGATCTTAAAGCAGCACTGGCATCAGATCCGTAAGAAGGATATATATCTATTTTATAAGGGATATTGCTAGTTTTACATATATTAATTAAATTTTTTCTAAAATCTAAATCATAGGGACCTGTAGAATCTTTTGCGCATATGGATACACTATATTCAGAGGAGTTTTGATTTTCTCCAGGGGCACCCATATCTACAGCAACAAATTCTTTTGTATTTTTTGGTATGTAACTAGCGCCGTGACCTACTTCCTCATAGTTACTAAATAAGAAATTAGTAGTACAAGATAATGGTAAATTATTAACATGAATATATTTTATAGCATAAAGAAGAATGGCTAGAGATGCTTTATCATCTAAATGTCTACTTTTTATAAAACCATTTTCAGTAAATATATTTCTTGTATCAAAGGAAATAAAATCTCCTATGTTTATGTTTAAATTTTCTACATCTTTTTTAGAAAATACTTTTTCATCTAATATTACTTCCATGTTCTCAGGAGAACGCTTTAAATCATAAGCTTCTTTACCATGAATGTGAACGGAAGGTTTTATAGTTTGTATTGTTCCTGAATAAACTTCATCATTTAGTGTGTGGATGCTACAATTTTCACCTTCAATAGAATTCATCATAAATCCACCTAATGGGATTAAGGATAATGTTCCGTTATCATTTATGTTTTTAACCATAGCACCAAGGGTATCCATATGAGCAGATAAGGTTCGCTCAAAGCTTTTATCTTCTCCTTCTAAGGTAACTATTATGGAACCTTTATTTGTTATTTTATATTGTATACCAATAGTATCTAATTCTTTTTTTATATAATCTGTTATATGATTAGTAAAACCTGTTGGACTTGGAATAGTTAATATATTTTTTAAATAATTTAATATAAGTTTTTTGTGATAATCCATATAAACACTCCCTAAAAATATACTTTTATTACTTCCAAGTATATACTAAAATTCAGTATTTTAAAATATTCATTGGAAAGAACTTATTAATCCATAGGAAATTTATGTCTTTTGTAGTATAATATTTATGGACTTTAGAGAGGTGATATATTTGGTTAAATCAAGAAAAGATAAAAGAAAGAAAAAATTAAAACCAATGAAGATAGCATTAATTACCTTATCAGTTGCAATATTATTGATTTTATCAGCTTTTGTAACATATCAATATAATAATATAAAATCTTATAATAATTTAATTTATCCGGGGGTTTCTGTAGAAGGTATAGATTTATCCGGAAAAACTAAAGAGGAAGCAAAAAAGATTGTACAGGAAAGGTATTGGAATAAATTATTAGGTAAGAGTATTAACGTAAAAGTTAAAGATAAGACCTATACATTAAAGTATTCTGATTTAAAACCTACAAATAATTTAGACAATCTATTGAAAGATGCAGAAGCTTATGGAAAAAATTTAATAATCTTTAAAAGGTATAGTTTGATAAAAAATAAAACTCCTAAAAATTATTCCATAAATTTTAAATATGATGAGAAGGTAATAGACTCATTAATGAGTAAAATAGAAAAGGATGTAAATATAAGTCCTATAGATGCATCCTTATCTTTAAATGGGGGTGGCTTTGGTGTTATATCCCATAAAAATGGAGAAAAATTAGATAAAGATAAATTAAAAAAAGATCTGATTCCTAAAATAAACAATGATATATCTAGTGATATATCAGAAAAAGCTGTAATGAAAACAGTGACGCCTAGAATCACAGAAGACAAGCTACAGGGGATAGGTAGAATGATAGGATCTTATTCAAGTCATTATGGATCTATATCTTCACCTCAAAGGGCAAACAATATAGCTACATCTACAAGTGCTATAAATGGTAAAATATTAATGCCAGGAGATGTGTTTAGTTTTAATGGGGTTGTAGGGCAAAGAACAGCAGAAAAGGGATATCAAGCAGCACCGGTTATAGTAGGTGAAAAAATAGAAAATGGATTAGGTGGGGGAGTATGTCAAGTTTCTTCAACTTTATTCAATGCTGTAGCAAGCTGCAACTTAGAATCTGTAGAAAGATCACACCATACCAAACCAGTGCATTATGTACCACAAGGTATGGATGCCACTGTAGATTATGGAAATATAGATTATAAATTTAGAAATAATTTACAAAGCCCCGTTTATATAGAGGCTTATACAAGCAATGGTAATGTAGTATTTAATCTTTATTCAAAATAATAGTAATTATAAATTAATTAATAATACAATTAAGTTTTTAGGATAAGCCCTCTTAAAATAGATTTAATTTTGAGAAGGCTTATTTTTATATAAGGCAATTAATAATAAATATTAATTAATAATAAAGTCCATGGAATTTTTATTTAAAGTTATATATTTTTATAGTATAATTTTAATATTAATTAATGAGGTGATTTTGTGTGAAGAGTAAAAGAGCTAAAAGAATATTAATCCTTGTTTTCTTATTAATGTCAATTTTGTTTGGAGTATTTTATTATATTTATGAAGAAGTGACTGAATTTGATAGTATTATTTATCCTGGAGTTTCTATAGAAGGTATAGACTTAACAGCCAAAACTAAAAATGAAGCTAAAAATATAATAGAAACTAAATACTCAAAAACTATAGTTAAGAAAAATATAAATATAACTTGGAATAATAAAAAATATAATTTATCCTTTGCTAAATTGAATCCTACATATAATATACAAGGAACTATAAATAATGCTTATAGTTATGGAAAAAATTTAAATATATTTAGTAAATATAAAATAATTAAGTCTAAAAGTGTACAAAATTACACATTAAAGTTTTCCTATGATAAAAAAGTTATGGATGAATTTATAGGTTCCATAGAAAAAGATATAAATAAAGAAGCTGAGAACGCTAAAATCAATGTAAATAAAGGTTCAATATCGATAGTTGATGATAAAAAAGGATTTAAATTAGAAAAAGATAATTTGAAAAAAATATTATACTCTAAGATGGATGGTAAAAATTTAAAAGATATAAATGAAAAAGCTCCAGTTAAAACTGAGGAAGCTAAAATAAAAAAGAAACAATTAGAAACAGTAAATTCAAATATATCATCATATACTACTAATTATGGATCCATATCTTCACCACAAAGAGCAAACAACATAGAAATATCAACAAAGGCTATTAATGGAACTTTACTAATGCCTGGTGAAAGTTTTAGTTTTAATAATACTGTAGGACCAAGAACAGAAAAACGAGGATATCAAGGGGCCCCTGTTATCATTGGAAATAAAATAGAATCAGGATTAGGTGGAGGTATCTGTCAAGTATCAGGTACATTATATAATGCTATTTTAAAGGCAAATATAAATGCCACAGAAAGAGTTCGCCATACATTTCCATCTACTTATGTTCCCATAGGAATGGATGCTACAATAGATTATGGTAACATAGATTATAAATTTAAAAACACATTGAAATATCCTATATATATAGAAGGAATAACAGATGGAGTAAATGTAATTTTTAATATATATTCTAATAGTTCTTTAAAAAACAAGACATATAATATAAGTTCTGAAATATATGAAACTGTAACTCCTAAAGAGCAATATATTGATGATGCTAATATTTCATTAGGCAAAACAGAAATAGTGCAGGAAGCTCATACAGGATATAAGGTTAAAGTTTATAAAAGTACAGTAGAAAATGATAGTGTTGTAAAAAAAGAATTGTTATATACTGATTTTTATAAACCTGTGGATAAAATTATAAAAAGAGGAACTAAGAAATAAAATAGATTTAATTTTAAAACTGGAAATATAAAAAATACACTCATAAAATCTATTGTTAGACACACTCTTTATAAGGTTATTTATGTGGATATTATATAATGTTGTTACATATACTTTAGAGATAAGTTACATACTATAATTAAGGAGTGATAGTATGTTTATTCCCAAAACAGTTATATTTGAAGAAAAAGCTTTAGAATATGATAAAGGAAAAGAAATTTTAAAAGAATTAAAAAATAAAAACATAGAAATAAAATATTCAAAAACAGGAAGAGTAACAGGAAGAGGAGAGAGAACTCCAAATGAAATGTATTTTGAAGGTAAAAATACATTAGTAATAGGCATAAGAAAGTCTTTAGATTTTCAAAGCTGTAAACCATCAGCTCATTATCAATTGCCTTTAGTGAGTGGATGCATGGGAATGTGCGAATATTGTTATTTAAATACTCAAATGGGAAAAAGACCTTACACAAAAGTTTATGTAAACACAGAAGAGATATTAAATAAGGCTGAAAAATACTCAAAAGAAAGATTACCTGAAATTACGGTGTTTGAAGGGGCTGCTACATCAGATCCTATACCAGTAGAGCCTTATTCACATTCCTTAAAAGATACTATAGAATTTTTTGGTAAAAAGCCAAATATGAAATTTAGATTTGTAACTAAATTTGCAGATGTAGATAGTTTAGTCAACTTAAATCATAATGGAAATACTACTATTAGGTTTAGCATAAATACAGATAATGTAATAAAAAATTTTGAACATAGAACACCTCTAGTTTTAGATAGGTTGGAGGCTGCCAAGAAGATAGCAAAAGCTGGGTATAATTTAGGATTTATTATAGCACCAGTATTTATATATGAAGGTTGGGAAAAAGATTATTTAGAGTTATTAAAAAACATAAATACTATGTTTAAAGGTATTCCCGTAGAATTTGAAGTGATATCCCATAGATTTACTAAAAGGGCTAAGGATAATATATTAAGTGTGTTTTCAAACACAACTTTACCTATGGTAGAAGAGAATAGAAAATTTAAATATGGTCAGTTTGGATATGGAAAGTATATATATAAGGATGAGGAGTTACAGAATATAAAAAAGTTCTTTAGAGACAATATAACAAAATTTTTTGGAGAAGATAACATTAATTATATTATATAGAGAATTAACATTTTGTTAATTCCTTATGTTCTTTACTAAAGCTTTAGAATAGAGTAATATAGTTATTGTAATAACCCTTTTATCCGATGACTATCCGCTTTAATACTCCCATCGCACTCTGTGAAAGCGATTCGCACCAAATCAAAGATTTGGACTCTCTGCTTTTCTTCAAAGTGGGAGTAAAGAGAGGGGGTACGTCCCTGGATAACGATTTCTAAGCTTCAGAGCGAGTAGAAACTCCCCCTGAAGCCAAGAACTCTGTTTATACTTATTAGTTTAAATATATATTATAAAAATGGGAGGAAATGTTTTGAGTTTAAATATAGTATTATTTCAACCAGAGATACCACAAAATACTGGTAATATAGCAAGGACATGTGTGCTTACCAATTCTAAATTACATCTAATAAAACCTTTAGGATTTAGTTTAGATGAAAAGCACTTAAGAAGAGCAGGATTAGATTATTGGAAATATTTAGATTTAACTATATATGAATCCTATGAGGAATTAAGAGAGAAATACAAAGATTCAAATTTTTATTTTTCAACTACTCATGGCAATAATTTTTACACAGATGTTAAATATAGTGATGGAGATTTCATTGTTTTTGGAAGAGAATCTTCAGGACTACCAGATGAAATAAGAGATAGTGATCCTAGTAAGTGTATAAGAGTTCCAATGATTAATACAACTACTAGGTCTTTAAATTTGTCTAATACTGTAGCTATAGTTACCTATGAAGCTTTAAGACAAGTTGGTTTCCCAGATATGAAATAGGAGGATCTTGGCATGGAGAAGATAAAAATCATAACAGATAGCACTGCTGACTTACCTAAGGATATAATAGAAAAGTACGATATAGAGGTAATACCCTTATTTGTAAGTTTTGGCGATAAAGTTTACAAAGATGGTATAGATATAAAATTAGGGCAGTTGTTTACTAAAATAGAAAAGGAAAATGTTTTTCCACAAACTTCTCAAGTAAATCCTCAAAGATTTTATGAACATTATAAGAAATATATAGATAAGGGATACAGCATACTTTCTATACATTTATCCTCTAAAATGAGCGGTACTTATCAATCAGCATGCTTAGCAAAAGATATGTTAGATAGTGATAATATTACAATTATAGATAGTAATAATGTAACATCAGGCTTAGGTCTTTTAGTTATTAAGGCTTGTAAATTAAGAGATGAAGGGCTTTCTATGGATGAAATAGTAAAATGTGTAAAAGAAACTATACCACACATTAAAAGTGTACTAGCCTTTGAAACTTTAGATTATTTAGTAAAGGGTGGAAGGCTTTCAAAAACAGCAGGCTTTATAGGAAATGTATTGGGAATAAAACCAATATTAGCTGTAGAGAATGGGGAAATGGTAGTTAAAGATAAAGTAAGGGGTAGCAAAAAAGCTATAAGAGCTATATTTGAATATATAAATAAATTAGGTTTAAAGCAAGGTGAACCTTGTATTTTATTGCATGTAGAAAATAAGGACATATTAGGAACTTTAAGGGAAAATTTGAATCGGGACGAGACTGATTTTATAGAATGTATGGTAGGTTGTGTAGTAGGAATTTATGCTGGACCGAGGGCTTGCGGTATATTCTTTATAGAAGATTATTAAGTAAGAAATCTTTTTAGCTATATTCTAATTATAGGATATGGCTAAAAATATGAGAATAATGTATACGGTTTCAAGCTTAAAATATAACAGTATATAATTATTATATATAAAAAAATATAAAATTTATTATATATAGTAATTATAATTAATATATATAAAATAAAAAGGTAAAATTAACAAAAGATTAATAAAGTTTTATATATTCAGATAAAAAAGAAGGGAAAAAAAATCATTTGTAGAATTTATTCATTGCTAGATAAATTACCAATTATATCATAGGAGGGGAATTTAATGAAAAAGAAAAAGATAATAGCGCTTTTAGCTACTGCGGTTATGGCAGTTTCATTATTTGCAGGCTGTGGGAGTAAAGATAGTGCCGGGAAACAATCAGCAGAAAAGAAGGAAAAGGTAAAAATAGGCCTTTCCACAGATGAGGGTGGATTAAATGATAAATCCTTTAACCAAGCTGCCGATGCAGGTGTTAAAAAAGCACAAAAAGAGCTTAATGTAGATTATAAACCAATTGAATCAAAACAAAAGGAAGATTATGAATCAAACCTAGAAGCCTTAGTAAATGATGGGTCAGAT contains the following coding sequences:
- a CDS encoding VanW family protein — translated: MKSKRAKRILILVFLLMSILFGVFYYIYEEVTEFDSIIYPGVSIEGIDLTAKTKNEAKNIIETKYSKTIVKKNINITWNNKKYNLSFAKLNPTYNIQGTINNAYSYGKNLNIFSKYKIIKSKSVQNYTLKFSYDKKVMDEFIGSIEKDINKEAENAKINVNKGSISIVDDKKGFKLEKDNLKKILYSKMDGKNLKDINEKAPVKTEEAKIKKKQLETVNSNISSYTTNYGSISSPQRANNIEISTKAINGTLLMPGESFSFNNTVGPRTEKRGYQGAPVIIGNKIESGLGGGICQVSGTLYNAILKANINATERVRHTFPSTYVPIGMDATIDYGNIDYKFKNTLKYPIYIEGITDGVNVIFNIYSNSSLKNKTYNISSEIYETVTPKEQYIDDANISLGKTEIVQEAHTGYKVKVYKSTVENDSVVKKELLYTDFYKPVDKIIKRGTKK
- a CDS encoding M42 family metallopeptidase encodes the protein MDYHKKLILNYLKNILTIPSPTGFTNHITDYIKKELDTIGIQYKITNKGSIIVTLEGEDKSFERTLSAHMDTLGAMVKNINDNGTLSLIPLGGFMMNSIEGENCSIHTLNDEVYSGTIQTIKPSVHIHGKEAYDLKRSPENMEVILDEKVFSKKDVENLNINIGDFISFDTRNIFTENGFIKSRHLDDKASLAILLYAIKYIHVNNLPLSCTTNFLFSNYEEVGHGASYIPKNTKEFVAVDMGAPGENQNSSEYSVSICAKDSTGPYDLDFRKNLINICKTSNIPYKIDIYPSYGSDASAALRSGFDIKTALIGPGVYASHAYERTHMDAILATLDLIIKYCVS
- a CDS encoding VanW family protein, coding for MVKSRKDKRKKKLKPMKIALITLSVAILLILSAFVTYQYNNIKSYNNLIYPGVSVEGIDLSGKTKEEAKKIVQERYWNKLLGKSINVKVKDKTYTLKYSDLKPTNNLDNLLKDAEAYGKNLIIFKRYSLIKNKTPKNYSINFKYDEKVIDSLMSKIEKDVNISPIDASLSLNGGGFGVISHKNGEKLDKDKLKKDLIPKINNDISSDISEKAVMKTVTPRITEDKLQGIGRMIGSYSSHYGSISSPQRANNIATSTSAINGKILMPGDVFSFNGVVGQRTAEKGYQAAPVIVGEKIENGLGGGVCQVSSTLFNAVASCNLESVERSHHTKPVHYVPQGMDATVDYGNIDYKFRNNLQSPVYIEAYTSNGNVVFNLYSK
- the splB gene encoding spore photoproduct lyase, whose amino-acid sequence is MFIPKTVIFEEKALEYDKGKEILKELKNKNIEIKYSKTGRVTGRGERTPNEMYFEGKNTLVIGIRKSLDFQSCKPSAHYQLPLVSGCMGMCEYCYLNTQMGKRPYTKVYVNTEEILNKAEKYSKERLPEITVFEGAATSDPIPVEPYSHSLKDTIEFFGKKPNMKFRFVTKFADVDSLVNLNHNGNTTIRFSINTDNVIKNFEHRTPLVLDRLEAAKKIAKAGYNLGFIIAPVFIYEGWEKDYLELLKNINTMFKGIPVEFEVISHRFTKRAKDNILSVFSNTTLPMVEENRKFKYGQFGYGKYIYKDEELQNIKKFFRDNITKFFGEDNINYII
- the trmL gene encoding tRNA (uridine(34)/cytosine(34)/5-carboxymethylaminomethyluridine(34)-2'-O)-methyltransferase TrmL; protein product: MSLNIVLFQPEIPQNTGNIARTCVLTNSKLHLIKPLGFSLDEKHLRRAGLDYWKYLDLTIYESYEELREKYKDSNFYFSTTHGNNFYTDVKYSDGDFIVFGRESSGLPDEIRDSDPSKCIRVPMINTTTRSLNLSNTVAIVTYEALRQVGFPDMK
- a CDS encoding DegV family protein; protein product: MEKIKIITDSTADLPKDIIEKYDIEVIPLFVSFGDKVYKDGIDIKLGQLFTKIEKENVFPQTSQVNPQRFYEHYKKYIDKGYSILSIHLSSKMSGTYQSACLAKDMLDSDNITIIDSNNVTSGLGLLVIKACKLRDEGLSMDEIVKCVKETIPHIKSVLAFETLDYLVKGGRLSKTAGFIGNVLGIKPILAVENGEMVVKDKVRGSKKAIRAIFEYINKLGLKQGEPCILLHVENKDILGTLRENLNRDETDFIECMVGCVVGIYAGPRACGIFFIEDY